A DNA window from Actinokineospora baliensis contains the following coding sequences:
- a CDS encoding RNA polymerase sigma factor: MTPSDARVAITQAHRHEWGRVVAALARKFGDLDIAEEAAAEAFATAVERWPVDGVPPNPGAWLTTTAGRKAIDRIRRESKRDDKHKEARLVHDDDPPEPLGAIDDDRLRLIFTCCHPALAVETRVALTLRMVGGLTVAEIARAFLVQETAMGQRITRAKAKIKAARIPYRVPSAEDLPARVTGVLAVLYLVFNEGYLATGPSTDPIRPGLTTEAIRLARLLHTLVPDDGEVTGLLALMLLIEARRAARTSATGDLVPLDEQNRGAWDRALIAEGHRLIRQRLATGEAPGRYQVLAAINAVHTSAPDIRDTDWSQILALYTQLTHLDPSPVVALNRAIALAELDGPAVALAAIDSLAPRLTNYHPFHAARADLLRRLGQTDAAREAYDRAIDLAANTAESTHLIRRRSQLG, translated from the coding sequence GTGACCCCCAGCGATGCGCGGGTGGCGATCACCCAAGCCCACCGGCACGAGTGGGGGCGGGTGGTCGCCGCGCTGGCCCGCAAGTTCGGCGACCTCGACATCGCCGAGGAGGCCGCCGCCGAGGCGTTCGCGACGGCCGTCGAGCGCTGGCCGGTCGACGGCGTACCGCCCAACCCCGGCGCGTGGTTGACCACCACCGCGGGCCGCAAGGCCATCGACCGGATCCGCCGCGAGTCCAAACGCGACGACAAGCACAAGGAGGCTCGGCTGGTGCACGACGACGACCCACCCGAGCCCCTCGGCGCCATCGACGACGACCGGCTGCGGCTCATCTTCACCTGTTGCCACCCGGCGCTGGCCGTGGAGACCCGGGTCGCGCTGACGCTGCGCATGGTCGGCGGCCTGACCGTCGCGGAGATCGCCCGCGCCTTCCTGGTCCAGGAAACCGCCATGGGCCAGCGCATCACCCGCGCCAAGGCGAAGATCAAGGCGGCTCGCATCCCGTACCGGGTCCCGTCCGCCGAGGACCTGCCCGCGCGGGTCACGGGTGTGCTCGCCGTGCTCTACCTGGTGTTCAACGAGGGCTACCTCGCGACCGGGCCGAGCACGGACCCGATCCGCCCTGGCCTCACCACCGAGGCCATCCGGCTGGCCCGGCTACTGCACACCCTCGTGCCCGACGACGGCGAGGTCACCGGTCTGCTGGCCCTGATGCTGCTCATCGAGGCCCGACGCGCCGCCCGCACCTCCGCCACCGGCGACCTGGTCCCGCTGGACGAGCAGAACCGCGGCGCCTGGGACCGGGCGCTCATCGCCGAAGGCCACAGGTTGATCCGCCAACGCCTGGCCACCGGCGAGGCACCTGGCCGCTACCAGGTCCTCGCCGCCATCAACGCCGTCCACACCAGCGCCCCGGACATCCGCGACACCGACTGGTCGCAGATCCTCGCGCTCTACACCCAGCTCACCCACCTCGACCCCTCCCCCGTCGTCGCCCTCAACCGGGCCATCGCCCTGGCCGAGCTCGACGGCCCCGCCGTGGCGCTCGCAGCTATCGACTCACTGGCGCCCCGGTTGACCAACTACCACCCGTTCCACGCCGCCCGAGCCGACCTGCTCCGTCGCTTGGGCCAGACCGACGCCGCCCGCGAGGCCTACGACAGAGCTATCGACCTGGCGGCCAACACAGCCGAGTCCACCCACCTCATCCGCCGGAGGTCCCAGCTCGGTTGA
- a CDS encoding dihydrofolate reductase family protein — MKLTIVTQVSVDGVMQANGGNNEELDPGFDRGGWARQAFSEEALATIIGVYQRADAFLFGRRTYELFAGYWGTLAPGASPFSDAMNSRPKFVASNTITEPEWADTMVLSGDLATAIRDLRTHGEGELQVHGSGALARWLIENDLVDEITLFVVPAVIGAGTRLFPENGRDIGLDLVEARTFPGGTMVQVFRPNGKPRYATS, encoded by the coding sequence ATGAAGCTGACGATCGTGACCCAGGTGTCGGTTGACGGTGTCATGCAGGCCAACGGCGGCAACAACGAGGAGCTCGACCCCGGGTTCGACCGCGGCGGGTGGGCCAGGCAGGCGTTCAGCGAGGAGGCGCTGGCGACGATCATCGGCGTCTACCAGCGGGCCGACGCGTTCCTGTTCGGCCGCCGCACCTACGAGCTGTTCGCGGGCTACTGGGGCACCCTGGCCCCCGGCGCCAGCCCCTTCTCCGACGCCATGAACTCGCGGCCCAAGTTCGTCGCGTCCAACACGATCACCGAGCCGGAGTGGGCGGACACCATGGTCCTGTCGGGCGACCTCGCGACGGCCATCCGCGACCTGAGGACCCACGGCGAGGGTGAGCTGCAGGTGCACGGCAGCGGCGCGCTGGCCCGGTGGCTGATCGAGAACGACCTGGTCGACGAGATCACGCTGTTCGTCGTGCCCGCGGTCATCGGCGCGGGCACCCGGCTGTTCCCCGAGAACGGCCGCGACATCGGGCTGGACCTGGTCGAGGCGCGGACCTTCCCCGGGGGCACGATGGTCCAGGTCTTCCGGCCCAACGGCAAGCCGCGGTACGCGACCAGCTGA
- a CDS encoding NAD(P)H-binding protein, giving the protein MIVITAPTGNIGRSLLPLLLDAGAPVRVVARDPARLPEAVRDRVEVVTGSHGDPATVDRAFAGARAVFWLVPPDASRTPEQAYLDFTRPAARAFTTHGVTHVVGVSALGRGTPLAARAGLVTTSLAVDDLIAATGVAYRALANPSFFENLLDDLDSIRDHGVLTDTAPADHPVPLVATADIATAAAHLLLTPTWTGVDTVPVPGPELLSPHDLAHQMTTTLGRPVRYHRDSLDDLRTTLLTHGLNPAFVDAMVEMKAAKSHGLDAGTTPSPSGTTFAQWCAEVLKPAVDAR; this is encoded by the coding sequence ATGATCGTCATCACCGCCCCCACCGGGAACATCGGCAGGTCGCTGCTGCCCCTGCTCCTCGACGCCGGAGCGCCTGTCCGCGTCGTGGCCCGTGACCCCGCCCGGCTCCCGGAGGCCGTGCGCGACCGGGTCGAGGTGGTCACCGGCTCCCACGGCGACCCCGCGACCGTCGACCGGGCCTTCGCCGGGGCGCGGGCCGTGTTCTGGCTGGTGCCGCCGGACGCTTCCCGCACGCCCGAGCAGGCCTACCTCGACTTCACGCGCCCGGCCGCGCGGGCGTTCACCACCCACGGCGTCACCCACGTGGTCGGTGTCTCGGCCCTCGGGCGCGGCACCCCGCTGGCGGCCCGCGCTGGCCTGGTCACCACGTCCCTGGCCGTGGACGACCTCATCGCCGCCACCGGCGTCGCCTACCGCGCCCTGGCCAACCCGTCGTTCTTCGAGAACCTGCTCGACGACCTCGACTCGATCCGAGACCACGGTGTCCTCACCGACACCGCCCCCGCCGACCACCCCGTCCCCCTGGTCGCCACCGCCGACATCGCCACCGCGGCCGCCCACCTGCTGCTCACCCCCACCTGGACCGGCGTCGACACCGTCCCCGTGCCGGGCCCGGAGCTCCTCTCACCCCACGACCTGGCCCACCAGATGACCACCACCCTCGGCCGCCCGGTCCGCTACCACCGCGACTCCCTCGACGACCTGCGCACCACCCTGCTCACCCACGGCCTCAACCCGGCCTTCGTCGACGCCATGGTCGAGATGAAAGCCGCCAAATCCCACGGCCTCGACGCGGGCACCACCCCGTCGCCTTCGGGCACCACCTTCGCCCAGTGGTGCGCCGAGGTCCTCAAACCCGCCGTCGACGCCCGCTGA
- a CDS encoding PP2C family protein-serine/threonine phosphatase: MHPNRQDHWPDRLHRLWRSAFVSVNTRQFAHELYTGLLELPGVHAVLGARLAADTTVTVTRWADATGLHSSPDGLADDITDLIAAPLPGDTTATALPELAHHAPGLAARAARTGADTMLLTAFDIADHGRGLFGLATTTAAGDPHQLTTALTQVIEVVVAADHRISEQRTLEDHQAIDALLAEASLRMDASLDITDTLRAVLRMVVPALADGAAVHIRRDDRMVHIAAAHVDARRETLLTDHLRAGHWAGEPVITDTGHATDGPQPAGLPTEVGLDTMTLGVLRARGRDVGLLTFFHRGTPNKRVTTRFLHDLASRAALAIDNATLYEQRRHDVRSLQQHLLPAVLPTVPGLEIAAGYNAADHTLDVGGDFYGVVDQPDGTVVALVGDVCGRGAPATALTGLARHTLETVLAEGGPAAHALDILNRKMLRDRITRFLTIATVTLHPGPHGQQRVETHSAGHPAPLIVRRDGTVDPTACRGRLVGVLPDLDLHPATDDLRPGDLLILFSDGLIEARDTDGGFYGDTELAHTLTRTRDLPLTALVDALLAGAGRYHVNDDVAVLAVRNLGTTTLDQVLPPTDLTSAVERALQALSPHHRLPEHLARHTTDHTTRTKATVAGDATWARVELTAVEPNGGTTWTELTT; encoded by the coding sequence GTGCACCCCAACCGACAAGACCACTGGCCGGACCGACTGCACCGGTTGTGGCGGTCGGCGTTCGTGTCGGTCAACACCCGACAATTCGCCCACGAGCTCTACACCGGACTGCTCGAACTCCCCGGCGTCCACGCCGTCCTCGGCGCCCGCCTCGCCGCGGACACCACCGTCACCGTCACCCGCTGGGCCGACGCCACCGGCCTGCACAGCTCACCCGACGGACTCGCCGACGACATCACCGACCTCATCGCCGCACCCCTCCCCGGCGACACCACCGCGACCGCACTGCCCGAACTCGCCCACCACGCCCCCGGCCTCGCCGCCCGCGCCGCGCGAACCGGCGCCGACACCATGCTGCTCACCGCCTTCGACATCGCCGACCACGGCCGCGGCCTGTTCGGCCTGGCCACCACCACCGCCGCAGGCGACCCCCACCAACTGACCACCGCCCTCACCCAGGTCATCGAAGTCGTCGTCGCCGCCGACCACCGCATCAGCGAACAACGCACCCTCGAAGACCACCAAGCCATCGACGCACTACTGGCCGAAGCGTCCCTGCGGATGGACGCCTCACTCGACATCACCGACACCCTGCGCGCCGTCCTGCGCATGGTCGTCCCCGCCCTCGCCGACGGCGCCGCCGTCCACATCCGCCGCGACGACCGCATGGTCCACATCGCCGCCGCCCACGTCGACGCCCGACGCGAAACCCTGCTCACCGACCACCTCCGCGCCGGGCACTGGGCAGGCGAACCCGTCATCACCGACACCGGCCACGCCACCGACGGACCACAGCCCGCGGGCCTGCCCACCGAGGTCGGCCTCGACACCATGACCCTCGGCGTCCTGCGCGCCCGCGGCCGCGACGTCGGCCTCCTCACCTTCTTCCACCGCGGCACCCCCAACAAGCGGGTCACCACCCGCTTCCTGCACGACCTCGCCAGCCGCGCCGCGCTCGCCATCGACAACGCCACCCTCTACGAACAACGCCGCCACGACGTCCGCTCACTGCAACAACACCTCCTGCCCGCGGTGCTGCCCACCGTCCCCGGACTCGAGATCGCCGCCGGCTACAACGCCGCCGACCACACCCTCGACGTCGGCGGCGACTTCTACGGCGTCGTCGACCAACCCGACGGCACCGTCGTCGCCCTCGTCGGCGACGTCTGCGGCCGCGGCGCCCCCGCCACCGCCCTCACCGGACTCGCCAGGCACACCCTCGAAACCGTCCTCGCCGAAGGCGGCCCCGCCGCCCACGCCCTCGACATCCTCAACCGCAAGATGCTGCGCGACCGGATCACCCGGTTCCTCACCATCGCCACCGTCACCCTGCACCCCGGACCCCACGGCCAACAGCGGGTCGAGACCCACTCCGCCGGACACCCGGCACCCCTGATCGTCCGCCGCGACGGCACCGTCGACCCCACCGCCTGCCGGGGCCGCCTCGTCGGCGTCCTGCCCGACCTCGACCTGCACCCCGCCACCGACGACCTCCGGCCAGGCGACCTGCTCATCCTGTTCTCCGACGGCCTCATCGAAGCCCGCGACACCGACGGCGGCTTCTACGGCGACACCGAACTCGCCCACACCCTCACCCGAACCCGCGACCTCCCCCTCACCGCCCTCGTCGACGCCCTCCTCGCCGGAGCGGGCCGCTACCACGTCAACGACGACGTCGCTGTCCTCGCCGTGCGCAACCTCGGCACCACCACCCTCGACCAGGTCCTCCCACCCACCGACCTCACCAGCGCCGTCGAGCGAGCCCTCCAGGCGCTCTCACCCCACCACCGGCTACCCGAGCACCTGGCCCGCCACACCACGGACCACACCACCCGCACCAAGGCCACAGTGGCAGGCGACGCGACCTGGGCGCGGGTCGAACTCACCGCCGTGGAACCCAACGGAGGAACCACGTGGACCGAACTGACCACCTGA
- a CDS encoding ATP-binding protein produces the protein MDDVWQPDDRARAAEVESGTPFDLSVCLNEPIHRLGGIQSYGALVAFGADGVVEVASSNCAALLGVGAEVVVGMSAEALLGAESLAAVRGTLEAPTGDRGVVAVTVGGRGFDATVYRADGRVVVELEPAAGERPFVFSQFFPAVRAALVKLQHGRTVVDVCAAAVAEIRALTGYDRVVAYRFEGPAGPGEVIAESVAVELEPWLGLWFPATDIPPQARRLYERNWIRVIHDVDDDTAVLLPRVLPGSGDPLDLSDSTLRTVSGFHLEYLRNIGVRSSMSVSLLDGGRLWGLIACHGLAPRRLGAEVRAACEFFGVTLSLQLAAVQEAEASAGRQRARAALFGLVTDPRSDVPGSLLADSGVLGEVIAADAVVVRFDGRTTGGPLAEGVLAALWGHLPALGAGQVWSCESLAELDPVFAPYAEQVSGVLVLALDGAGDVVVWARRERRAARTWAADPDEPVRVGPRGQRLTPRGSSAVYQAVVRGRCVPWTAADEAVAEEFGHAVRASAVRRAVQLAAVNDELRQANDDLDTFTHVAAHEMKEPLRGIATTAAFITEDAPELDETTARRLGTIQKLAQRMDELINSLLHFAQLGQGALHRVPVDLREAAERALEVAGIRLAEHDVAVTLPEPGVLVTADAERLQEILVNLLVNAAKYANPVPPRTVAVGAVPGEPPTVFVRDNGIGIPQAHQEDVFRLFRRLHPRDSHGGGHGAGLAIVDRIVQRHGGQLRLESTPAEGTTVWFTLEG, from the coding sequence GTGGATGACGTGTGGCAGCCCGATGATCGGGCGCGGGCGGCTGAGGTGGAGTCGGGGACGCCGTTCGACCTGTCGGTGTGTTTGAACGAGCCGATCCACCGGTTGGGTGGGATCCAGTCGTACGGGGCTCTGGTGGCTTTCGGCGCGGATGGTGTGGTGGAGGTCGCGAGTTCGAATTGCGCCGCGTTGCTGGGGGTGGGCGCGGAGGTCGTGGTGGGGATGTCGGCTGAGGCGTTGTTGGGGGCCGAGTCGTTGGCGGCGGTGCGCGGCACGCTGGAGGCGCCGACGGGGGATCGCGGTGTGGTGGCGGTGACCGTGGGTGGGCGCGGGTTCGACGCGACGGTGTACCGGGCCGATGGGCGGGTGGTGGTCGAGTTGGAGCCCGCGGCGGGGGAGCGGCCGTTTGTGTTCTCGCAGTTCTTCCCGGCGGTGCGGGCGGCGTTGGTGAAGTTGCAGCACGGTCGGACGGTGGTGGACGTCTGTGCCGCGGCGGTGGCGGAGATCCGGGCGTTGACCGGGTACGACCGGGTGGTGGCGTACCGGTTCGAGGGTCCTGCGGGGCCGGGTGAGGTGATCGCGGAGTCGGTGGCGGTGGAGTTGGAGCCGTGGTTGGGGTTGTGGTTCCCGGCGACCGACATCCCGCCGCAGGCGCGCAGGTTGTACGAGCGCAACTGGATCCGGGTGATCCACGACGTCGATGACGACACGGCGGTGTTGTTGCCGCGGGTGTTGCCGGGGTCGGGTGATCCGTTGGACCTGTCGGACTCGACGTTGCGGACGGTGTCGGGGTTTCACCTGGAGTACCTGCGCAACATCGGTGTGCGGTCGTCGATGTCGGTGTCGTTGCTCGATGGTGGCCGGTTGTGGGGGTTGATCGCCTGTCACGGGTTGGCGCCTCGGCGGTTGGGTGCGGAGGTCAGGGCGGCGTGTGAGTTCTTCGGTGTGACGTTGTCGTTGCAGTTGGCGGCGGTGCAGGAGGCGGAGGCGAGCGCGGGCAGGCAGCGGGCCCGTGCGGCGTTGTTCGGGTTGGTGACCGATCCGCGGTCGGATGTGCCGGGGTCGTTGTTGGCTGATAGTGGCGTGTTGGGTGAGGTGATCGCGGCGGACGCGGTGGTGGTGCGGTTCGACGGGCGGACCACCGGTGGGCCGTTGGCGGAGGGTGTGCTCGCCGCGTTGTGGGGGCACCTGCCCGCGTTGGGGGCGGGTCAGGTGTGGAGTTGCGAGAGCCTCGCGGAGCTCGACCCGGTGTTCGCGCCGTACGCGGAGCAGGTGAGCGGGGTGTTGGTGCTGGCCTTGGACGGGGCCGGTGATGTGGTGGTGTGGGCGCGGCGGGAGCGGCGGGCGGCGCGGACGTGGGCGGCGGACCCGGATGAGCCGGTGCGGGTCGGTCCGCGCGGTCAGCGGTTGACCCCGCGCGGGTCGTCGGCGGTGTACCAGGCGGTGGTGCGGGGTCGGTGTGTGCCGTGGACGGCGGCGGACGAGGCGGTGGCGGAGGAGTTCGGGCACGCGGTGCGGGCGTCGGCGGTGCGGCGGGCGGTGCAGTTGGCGGCGGTGAACGACGAGCTGCGGCAGGCCAATGACGACCTGGACACCTTCACCCACGTCGCGGCGCACGAGATGAAGGAGCCGTTGCGGGGGATCGCGACCACGGCGGCGTTCATCACCGAGGACGCGCCGGAGTTGGACGAGACGACCGCGCGCAGGTTGGGCACCATCCAGAAGCTGGCCCAGCGGATGGACGAGCTGATCAACAGCCTGCTGCACTTCGCGCAGCTGGGTCAGGGCGCGTTGCACCGGGTGCCGGTGGACCTGCGGGAGGCGGCGGAGCGGGCGTTGGAGGTCGCGGGGATCCGGCTGGCCGAGCACGACGTGGCGGTGACGTTGCCCGAGCCCGGGGTGTTGGTCACCGCAGATGCGGAGCGGCTGCAGGAGATCTTGGTGAACCTGCTGGTCAACGCCGCGAAGTACGCGAACCCGGTGCCGCCGCGCACGGTGGCCGTCGGTGCGGTGCCGGGGGAGCCGCCGACGGTGTTCGTGCGCGACAACGGGATCGGTATCCCGCAGGCGCACCAGGAGGACGTGTTCCGGTTGTTCCGCCGCCTGCACCCGCGGGATTCGCACGGTGGCGGCCACGGGGCGGGGTTGGCGATCGTCGACCGGATCGTGCAGCGCCACGGCGGCCAGTTGCGGTTGGAGTCGACCCCGGCGGAGGGAACGACGGTCTGGTTCACCCTGGAGGGCTGA
- a CDS encoding DUF4253 domain-containing protein, which produces MTSDMGLGADLRGLFADGGVGRTLGVPLPSGRCVTGEGGVGPVLWLSDQAAPEGLWARLREEHARSGLWPLLLDSADDEAEDYPPWGSGELMPEPPGGYDAAVLLAQWWAEYTEHSSDDNLSPAERAAVTSPYAQWPGRAATPTITADPGTIADGLASHALAGHPSTRIGLVPAARGSDALAIAGWLGATNYQSTGELASVLRDWEDRFGARVVAAGYDTLLLSVAAPPTTHADALAVAAEHFAFCPDNIWQGSTLFAYAEQLVGDHSWTFWWD; this is translated from the coding sequence GTGACTTCTGACATGGGGTTAGGTGCCGACCTGCGGGGTTTGTTCGCTGATGGCGGGGTGGGGCGGACGCTGGGGGTGCCGTTGCCGTCGGGGCGGTGTGTGACGGGGGAGGGCGGGGTCGGTCCGGTGTTGTGGCTCAGCGACCAGGCCGCGCCGGAGGGGCTGTGGGCACGGCTGCGGGAGGAGCACGCGCGGTCGGGGTTGTGGCCGTTGCTGCTGGACTCCGCGGACGACGAGGCTGAGGACTACCCGCCGTGGGGGAGTGGGGAGCTGATGCCCGAGCCGCCGGGTGGGTACGACGCGGCCGTGCTGCTGGCCCAGTGGTGGGCCGAGTACACCGAACACAGCTCCGACGACAACCTGTCCCCGGCTGAGCGGGCAGCCGTCACCAGCCCCTACGCCCAGTGGCCCGGCCGCGCGGCGACGCCCACCATCACCGCAGACCCCGGCACCATCGCCGACGGACTGGCCTCGCACGCCCTCGCGGGCCACCCGTCGACCCGCATCGGCCTTGTCCCGGCCGCGCGGGGATCCGATGCCCTCGCCATCGCAGGGTGGCTGGGCGCGACCAACTACCAGAGCACCGGCGAGCTGGCCTCAGTACTGCGCGACTGGGAAGACCGCTTCGGCGCCCGAGTCGTAGCAGCCGGCTACGACACCCTCCTCCTCAGCGTCGCCGCACCCCCCACCACCCACGCCGACGCCCTGGCGGTCGCCGCAGAGCACTTCGCGTTCTGCCCGGACAACATCTGGCAGGGCAGCACCCTGTTCGCCTACGCCGAGCAGTTGGTCGGCGACCACTCGTGGACCTTCTGGTGGGACTGA
- a CDS encoding YciI family protein produces MQYLVSVIHDDSLLASDEEQAAIDVFNEQLVADGHWVFAGGLGGPATATVLDNRADAGVVTDGPFVETREYIIGFWVMEAPDLDVALRLAAAGSKACNRKVEVRPFL; encoded by the coding sequence ATGCAGTACCTGGTTTCGGTCATCCACGACGACAGCCTGCTGGCCAGTGACGAGGAGCAGGCCGCGATCGACGTGTTCAACGAGCAGTTGGTCGCCGACGGGCACTGGGTGTTCGCCGGTGGGCTCGGTGGCCCGGCCACGGCGACCGTGCTGGACAACCGGGCGGACGCGGGCGTGGTGACCGACGGGCCGTTCGTGGAGACGCGGGAGTACATCATCGGCTTCTGGGTGATGGAGGCGCCGGACCTGGATGTGGCGCTGCGGCTGGCCGCGGCGGGGTCCAAGGCGTGCAACCGCAAGGTCGAGGTTCGTCCGTTCCTGTGA
- a CDS encoding LysR substrate-binding domain-containing protein: MSSPNLDANLAIALDALLTEQSVTRAAQRLRTSPAAMSRTLARLRRVLHDPLLVRAGQTMVPTPRAQALRAEAAAVVRHLTALLTPSGGIDPATLRRTFTVQAADLVGAALAPGLLDLARRHAPGVSLRVLAEEWEAGPALREGRVDLEIGAIDHTDPETRVDELTTLRMAAAVRTGHPLTEAPLTPARLAAADHVAVSRRGRFTGPLDTALADHGLTRRVTAVLPGHLAAMTLAAATDLVCLVPTAPPGQPPSPLSTAAHTLGLRLLDIPLPLPPLTIGMAWHPRHAADGAHQWLRDAVRHVLSPPG, translated from the coding sequence GTGAGCAGCCCCAACCTCGACGCCAACCTCGCCATCGCACTCGACGCCCTGCTCACCGAGCAGAGCGTCACCCGCGCCGCGCAACGCCTGCGCACCTCCCCCGCCGCCATGAGCCGCACCCTGGCCCGACTACGCCGGGTACTGCACGACCCGCTCCTCGTCCGAGCAGGCCAAACCATGGTCCCCACACCCCGCGCCCAGGCCCTGCGCGCCGAAGCCGCCGCCGTCGTGCGCCACCTGACCGCCCTGCTCACCCCCAGCGGCGGCATCGACCCGGCGACACTGCGGCGCACCTTCACCGTCCAAGCAGCCGACCTCGTCGGCGCCGCACTCGCGCCCGGCCTGCTCGACCTGGCCCGACGTCACGCCCCCGGTGTGTCGCTGCGGGTGCTGGCCGAGGAGTGGGAAGCCGGACCCGCGCTGCGCGAAGGCCGCGTCGACCTCGAAATCGGGGCCATCGACCACACCGACCCCGAGACCCGCGTCGACGAACTCACCACCCTGCGCATGGCCGCCGCCGTCCGCACCGGGCACCCGCTCACCGAAGCGCCCCTGACCCCCGCCCGACTCGCCGCCGCCGACCACGTCGCCGTCAGCCGCCGAGGCCGCTTCACCGGACCCCTCGACACCGCCCTCGCCGACCACGGCCTCACCCGACGCGTCACCGCCGTCCTGCCCGGACACCTCGCCGCCATGACGCTGGCCGCCGCCACCGACCTGGTCTGCCTCGTGCCGACCGCACCACCCGGCCAGCCGCCGTCGCCGCTGAGCACCGCGGCCCACACCCTGGGCCTGCGCCTGCTCGACATCCCACTACCCCTGCCGCCACTGACCATCGGCATGGCCTGGCACCCCCGCCACGCCGCCGACGGCGCCCACCAGTGGCTGCGCGACGCCGTCCGCCACGTCCTCAGCCCTCCAGGGTGA
- a CDS encoding NAD-dependent epimerase/dehydratase family protein gives MRLLVLGGTSFLSWRIARVAVGRGHEVVCAARGRSGSVPEGARLVVVDRDRPGAVDVLAGYGFDAVVDVATGALGWVLDALEVLGDRVRHWTFVSSVNAYADTATVGQGTDAPLCAPVLDRRHFELAELTVERYGGTKVASENAVRERVGQDRAFIVRPGVISGPGDQMHRFGYWASRFARGGPVVVPDVTDHPLQHVDVRDLAAWIVTAAERHRTGTFDAVGPVLDFTTVLRDAAALVGAPDLRLVPVAPSALLAAGITPWGGPRSLPFWLPTTMYGLVTHDPAPALAAGLPHRTLTDTLHSALADAPTHPLAAGLTAEDERVLLQ, from the coding sequence ATGCGGCTCCTCGTGCTCGGCGGCACCTCGTTCCTGTCCTGGCGGATCGCCCGTGTCGCGGTGGGGCGTGGGCACGAGGTGGTGTGCGCGGCCCGTGGTCGGTCCGGTTCGGTGCCGGAGGGGGCCAGGCTCGTCGTGGTCGACCGGGATCGGCCAGGGGCGGTCGATGTCCTGGCTGGGTACGGGTTCGACGCGGTCGTGGATGTGGCGACGGGGGCGTTGGGGTGGGTTCTGGACGCACTCGAGGTGTTGGGTGATCGGGTGCGGCATTGGACGTTCGTGTCCAGCGTCAACGCCTATGCCGACACCGCGACCGTCGGGCAGGGCACGGACGCGCCGCTGTGCGCGCCGGTCCTCGACCGCCGCCACTTCGAGCTCGCCGAGTTGACCGTCGAACGCTACGGCGGCACCAAGGTCGCCAGCGAGAACGCCGTGCGCGAGCGGGTGGGCCAAGACCGCGCGTTCATCGTCCGCCCCGGCGTGATCAGCGGCCCCGGCGACCAGATGCACCGCTTCGGCTACTGGGCCTCCCGCTTCGCCCGCGGCGGGCCCGTCGTCGTCCCCGATGTCACCGACCACCCCCTCCAGCACGTCGACGTCCGCGACCTGGCCGCCTGGATCGTCACCGCCGCCGAACGCCACCGCACCGGCACCTTCGATGCCGTGGGCCCCGTCCTCGACTTCACCACCGTCCTGCGCGACGCCGCCGCCCTGGTCGGCGCCCCCGACCTGCGCCTGGTCCCCGTCGCCCCCAGCGCCCTCCTCGCGGCGGGCATCACCCCCTGGGGAGGCCCCCGCTCACTCCCGTTCTGGCTCCCCACCACCATGTACGGCCTCGTCACCCACGACCCCGCCCCGGCCCTGGCCGCCGGTCTCCCCCACCGCACCCTGACCGACACCCTCCACTCCGCCCTCGCCGACGCCCCCACCCACCCTTTGGCCGCGGGTCTGACCGCCGAGGACGAGCGCGTGCTCCTCCAGTGA
- a CDS encoding response regulator yields MDRTDHLTDANLVLVVEDSEVDREAIDRALSRSHPELRLEFLPNGDAVLERLRDTARPRPALMFLDLSMPGVDGYGVLSAVRADPDFATLTIIVLTSSTTSADIERCYAAGADSYIYKPVNFALFRTVLQGAVDYWHNLPDRPR; encoded by the coding sequence GTGGACCGAACTGACCACCTGACCGACGCCAACCTCGTCCTCGTCGTCGAAGACAGCGAAGTCGACCGCGAAGCCATCGACCGCGCCCTCTCCCGCTCCCACCCCGAACTGCGCCTGGAGTTCCTCCCCAACGGCGACGCCGTCCTAGAACGCCTCCGCGACACCGCGCGCCCCCGCCCAGCCCTGATGTTCCTCGACCTGTCCATGCCCGGCGTAGACGGCTACGGCGTCCTATCCGCCGTCCGCGCCGACCCCGACTTCGCCACCCTCACCATCATCGTCCTCACCTCCTCCACCACCTCCGCCGACATCGAACGCTGCTACGCCGCAGGCGCCGACAGCTACATCTACAAACCCGTCAACTTCGCCCTCTTCCGCACCGTCCTCCAAGGCGCCGTCGACTACTGGCACAACCTCCCCGACCGCCCCCGGTGA